Genomic segment of Flavobacteriales bacterium:
AGGGGAAAATTGCCTGCGGATACTTCGTTTCGACCACCTTGAAGCACGTTGGTTTGAACTTAAATCGGTATAAATTGGCACAACAAAATCCGGAGAATGAGGCCAAAATGCTGGCCATTGATGAGCAAAATCAACTTAAAATCAGCGACTTAAAATCAGGATTTTATTTTGTGGGGTTGGATTATCACGTTGGGTTTTTGTTGGTGGAAGGTGGCAACAAATACTTTATCCATTCCGATTATTTTTCAGGTGAGGTAAAAAAAGAACGCATTGAGACCTCACGGGGTTTTAGAAGCAGTACCTATTTTGTGACTAAATTAACCGAAAATCGAGCGTTGATGAAAAGGTGGCTAACGAGTCAGACGATTGAAATTTTGCAATAATGCTTATTTGCCAAGTGTGGCTTTAAAAAAGCTTATAAACTCTTTGCCAGCCTCATAATGTTGCATAATAAAGGGCAACAAATCGGGCTTGGTCGGAATTTGTTGGTCGTGATACTCTGCCATGTAGTAAAATTGTTTGTTATACACCCATTCATTATCTCCAAATTCTTTCAGCTCTTTTGGTAAAATCTTATTTTTCTCGCCTTTGATGGAGGTGTAAAATTTAATAAAATCGGGGTTTTGAAGCATTTTGTCCCACGTTTTTGGATTGTTGGCAATGGCCATTCTTATTTGCTCCAACTGGTTTTTTTCGGGCATATACATACCGCCACCAATCCATTGCTCTTCGGCACTTAGGTGCAAATACATACCAGGTATGGTCATATCCTTCCGTCCGCCATCGCTTATAACAGCTCCAACGTGCAGTTTATAGGGCGATTTATCTTTGCTAAATCGGATGTCTTTATTTATTCTAAATGTGGCATCTTTTACCAAAAGCTTCGAACCCGTTGCTTCTATCAAATCGGCCACCAATTGCTCAAAAGGCTTTTTTACTTCTTTATCGTAAATTTTTTTATTGTCTAAAAACCACTCTCGGTTGTTGTTGGCAGCCAGTCCTTTAAAGAAATCAACAAATGCTTTATTGAAATACATATCCAAAATAATTTTTGGCTAAAATAACAAAGCCGATGCATCTTTTTACATCGGCTTTGTCAAGAATATTTTTAATGAGAAGTTATTCTCCGGCATTTGTGGCTTCCGTATCTTTCATTTTGATGGGGTAAAGTATGCGAGTAAGCCATTTAGATTGATCAGGCTCGGTTGATGGGTCGGTAACATATTCTTCCAACACAGAGCCTGCATTTTCCATGTTTTTAGAAGTGATAAACTCATTAATTGCTTGATGAGCAGCCATCATGTTGTCGTAGTTTCCATAATAATTAAGCACGGCATATTGGCCTTCCGGCATTTTATACACCTCAAATCCGGAGGGGGCTTTGTCACCTTTTAGAGGTATTGCTGCGGTCATATCGGTCATTTTGGTGGTTTCATTCCAAACAAAATACATTCCGCAAGGTACACCAACCATGTTGTCTTTGCCAACTGCGGCAAACAAAACGGGCATGGTTCTTCCAAGATAGGCCATAACACTATCTTGTGAAATAGTTACTTTTTTACCGGCATAGTTCATGGCCGATCTATTTTCCAATTTTATTTCAAATTGTGGAGTTGCCGGAGCTTCTTTGGCTTGTTTTTCGCTCAACTCTTTAAGATTGACTAAACCTTCTGTATATTTTGATTTCATCATTTTTTCTGCTCCAAAAATGGCAGCCATCAGGTTTTTTCCGAAAGCATAGTTTTGATGATAGGTGTGGGTGACATTTACCTTTCCGTCTTGTTCTGATAAGCTTATAGAAACGTCTCCTTTGCCAAAACCGTGTGAAACGGTGGATGTAACCAAGTGGTTTTGATTATCAATTTTTGTAACGGTTTGGGTGCCTTTACCAACTTTGGGGATTTCGCTACTCCAACTCATCCAAGAACCCACTTTCCCTTCATTTTCGCTAAAATCAACTTTCATATTCTCATCTTCTACCCACCATGGCGACCATTTGTCGGCCTTTTTTAAGTCATAAACGTTCTCCCACACCAAATCCATTGGTGCGTCAATGGTTTCTTTAACTTCAATGTTCATTTCTTTAGGCAAAATAAGCGAGGCTATTAAACCTAAACCAATGATGACGAGAAGTAAAATACCGAGTACTTTTAATACTTTCATATTCTGAGTTTTAACAATTAGGCCACAAAATTTAGAAATTTCAACCACATTGTCGAAGATTTTTTACAAATCAATATCATTTGTGTGTTTTAAAATTAGGTATATCATCAATAAAAAAATCAAATAGTTATATTTGTAATAACCTCAATGTTACCCCAATAGAATGAAAAAGCTCTTAGGATGGATAGTATTGCTGCTAGCCAGCAACAATTTGTGGGCTCAATACCCACGCACTTTTGCCAATACAAACTATGGAGGAATGCAAAGCATTTCCTTTAATCCGGCCAATATTGCCGATAGCCGATATCGATTTGTAGCCAACCCATTGTCCTTTTATTTGGATGTGAACAACAATTTTGTGAACGTAAGAACGCCCTATAGTCAATGGGCTGCACTGTTCAACAACTTACCTGATTATTATTTGGATGAAAATGGTTTGCCGATTTATGAAAGAGCCTATACCGAACAACGGCTAAATGGACACCGAAAGCAGGCTTATGCTACTTCGGAAGTGATGGGGCCATCTTTTATGTTGGGATTTAAAGACAAAAGCGGTATTGGTTTTTCTACCAAAACCAGATTGTTTGTGAGCATGAATAATCTAAATGAAGACCTTTTAAAGATTTTTTTAGAAGATTCTGACACTACTTACAGCGGCTATACGGCCAACGCACATCAACTAAAATATAAAAACAAGCACAATGTTCAGGACCATTTCGGAATGGGGGCGTTGGCATATCAGGAGTTTGCAGTTTCTTACGGCAAAATTTTTTACGAAAAAGAAGAACATTTTATTAAAGCCGGAGCCAGTCTTAAATACAACATTGGCTTGGGGGCAGCATACCTTTCGGCAAGCAATTTGAGCTATGAGTTGATTAATGTGGACAGCCTCAGGTTTGATGCGGCAGACATGACGGCAGCATATACCTCCGATAGGTATTTTACCGACCAAGACAGAAGATTGTATCATTACCTTGGCAAAGAGAAACTTGGCAAGGGCATGGGCATTGATATTGGTTTTGTTTACGAATACCGACCCGGATACAAAGACTTTAAATACCGAATGGATAGAAAAAACTTTGAGGATAGAACAACCAACAAATACAAATTTAAAATTGGGGGATCTATCAATGATTTTGGCAGAATAAAATTTAACAATAGCCCATATACACAGCAACTCAGCATTTCAACCGACACCCTATACACTTGGGATAATTTTGAGAGTGTAAAAAAATTTAATGGCACTCAAGATATAGATTCATTTGCAGGAGAGCTTTTTAGAACCACCCAAATAGACAGCTCATTCAAGGCCAATTTGCCAACCAGCCTAAACCTAAGTTTAGATTATTTGATAAAACCAAACTGGTATGCCTCGGCATCTTATGTGCAAAGCCTAAGAGGAAATAGGGTAAGGGGCGTTCGCAAACAAAATGTTTTTTCTACTGGAATACGTTATGAAACGCGGCGGTTTGAAGCCGCCGCCAACGTTGTGGTTGGGCATTTTTACAACCCTGTTTTGGTGGGGGCTCATGTGCGAGTTGGCCCATTTTATGTGGGAAGCGACAATTTGGGTGGAATTTTTTCGCCCACCACCACCAATGGCTTTAATATTTATACCGGATTTCAACTGGCCATTTTGCAAAACAAACCACCCGATACCGATGGTGACGGTGTAAGCGATGACGAAGACCAATGCCCTGATGAATTTGGCAGCGATAAAGCAAAGGGTTGTCCGGATGAAGATGGAGACCGAGTGCCGGATGATGAAGACAATTGTCCGTTTACACCAGGAACGAAAAAAACGCATGGCTGCCCCGACCCTGATGAGGACGGTTTGGTAGGTGCCGACGACCATTGCCCCGATGTTTTTGGCGAAAAAGAAACCCACGGCTGCCCCGATACAGACGGTGATGGAGTGGGAGATGATGTGGATGCCTGTTTGACCGTAGCAGGCCCGGTTGAATATCATGGTTGCCCAGAACCGCCGGAAGAAAAGGAGATAGAAAAGCCTATTGAAAAGGTTGAACCAAAAGAAACACCCGAAATTCAAGAAAAACCCAAACCCACTATAGACCCACCCAAAGTGGAAGTTCCAAAATCAGAAACACCAAAAGTGGAAACACCAAAGGTGGAGAAACCAGCACCCACCGAAAATATTACTGTACATGAGGTGGTTGATTTGATGAATTTTGAGGAGTATGACTATTACCTCATTTTGGGTGCCTACAAAAACAAAGATTTGGCAGACAATTTAGTAAAAAAGTTAAATAAAGAAGTTGGTGTGCTTACCTACATATATTATGATGAGCAGAACGGAATGAATTATGTAACTTTTGGCCGAGCCACCGATAAAACATCAGCACAAAATCAACTTAAAATTTTAGACAGACCTGATGTGAATAGTCGGATAAATGGCCATGTTTGGTGGAAAAAAGTGCCAAAATAAAAAGTCTTTCAAACATCTGGATAAAATAGTTTGTTGGTTAAGTAGGGCTAAAAAAGATTCTTGTGAGCAAGCACATTTATAAACTGTTAAATCAAGGGGAAGACGAAACCCTCGACTACAAACAGGCTATAACCAGTGCATCAAAAATTGCCAAAACCATGTCGGCATTTGCCAATCATAAAGGTGGAACCTTGTTGGTGGGGGTAAAGGACAATCGAAAAGTGTGCGGCATACAAAGCGAAGATGAAATCTATATGCTCGACATGGCAGCCCGATTTTATTGTAAACCGGAAATAGATTTGGAGATAATAAGGCATCAACTTGGAGATAAAGAAGTGCTGGAATGCCGAATTAAGGAGGGAACCGATAAACCCTATTATGCCAAAGATGATGAAGGCAAGTGGTGGGCATACATTCGAGTAAAGGATAATTCGTTATTGGCAAGTAAAATCGTGCTTGATGTTTTAAAACGTGGCAATTCTGAAAAAGGGGCTTTTATTGAATTTGGCCACAACGAAAAGGCAATTTTGGAATATTTAGAAACCAATCATAAAGTTACCCTCGAACAGTTCAGAAAGTTGGTAAACATTTCAAAAAGGAGGGCATCAAAAATATTGGTAAATCTAATAAGTGCCGGTGTGGTGCGGTCGCACACCACCGAAAAAACGGAATTCTACACCCGATCTAATCAGTTTTAGCAATAGCTTGTTGCCATATTTTCCAAGCGGCTTCGGCTTGGTTAACCAACATTTCATAGCCGTTTTTTATTCGGCAACCTCGGTTTAAACCTTCAGACAAAAAGGCAGTTGTTCGGGGTTTGTATATCAAATCAATCAGAATGTTTTTTGGGTTTAAAAATTGATATGGAATATCTGGTTTTTCTTCCACATTGGGCCACATGCCTAACGGAGTAGTATTAATAATGGTGGTATATTCTTGAATTATTTTTTTGTTCAACTTACCATACGAAAAACCAAAAGTTGGTTTACGGGAAACCAACAAATATTCCATTTGGTTCTTTTCCAAAACATATTTCACGGCCTTCGAAGCACCACCACTGCCCAATATCAAACATTTAGAAATGGATTTTAGGCCAATGGTTTCGAGCATTTTTTC
This window contains:
- a CDS encoding DUF2461 domain-containing protein — protein: MYFNKAFVDFFKGLAANNNREWFLDNKKIYDKEVKKPFEQLVADLIEATGSKLLVKDATFRINKDIRFSKDKSPYKLHVGAVISDGGRKDMTIPGMYLHLSAEEQWIGGGMYMPEKNQLEQIRMAIANNPKTWDKMLQNPDFIKFYTSIKGEKNKILPKELKEFGDNEWVYNKQFYYMAEYHDQQIPTKPDLLPFIMQHYEAGKEFISFFKATLGK
- a CDS encoding SRPBCC family protein — its product is MKVLKVLGILLLVIIGLGLIASLILPKEMNIEVKETIDAPMDLVWENVYDLKKADKWSPWWVEDENMKVDFSENEGKVGSWMSWSSEIPKVGKGTQTVTKIDNQNHLVTSTVSHGFGKGDVSISLSEQDGKVNVTHTYHQNYAFGKNLMAAIFGAEKMMKSKYTEGLVNLKELSEKQAKEAPATPQFEIKLENRSAMNYAGKKVTISQDSVMAYLGRTMPVLFAAVGKDNMVGVPCGMYFVWNETTKMTDMTAAIPLKGDKAPSGFEVYKMPEGQYAVLNYYGNYDNMMAAHQAINEFITSKNMENAGSVLEEYVTDPSTEPDQSKWLTRILYPIKMKDTEATNAGE
- a CDS encoding SPOR domain-containing protein, which codes for MKKLLGWIVLLLASNNLWAQYPRTFANTNYGGMQSISFNPANIADSRYRFVANPLSFYLDVNNNFVNVRTPYSQWAALFNNLPDYYLDENGLPIYERAYTEQRLNGHRKQAYATSEVMGPSFMLGFKDKSGIGFSTKTRLFVSMNNLNEDLLKIFLEDSDTTYSGYTANAHQLKYKNKHNVQDHFGMGALAYQEFAVSYGKIFYEKEEHFIKAGASLKYNIGLGAAYLSASNLSYELINVDSLRFDAADMTAAYTSDRYFTDQDRRLYHYLGKEKLGKGMGIDIGFVYEYRPGYKDFKYRMDRKNFEDRTTNKYKFKIGGSINDFGRIKFNNSPYTQQLSISTDTLYTWDNFESVKKFNGTQDIDSFAGELFRTTQIDSSFKANLPTSLNLSLDYLIKPNWYASASYVQSLRGNRVRGVRKQNVFSTGIRYETRRFEAAANVVVGHFYNPVLVGAHVRVGPFYVGSDNLGGIFSPTTTNGFNIYTGFQLAILQNKPPDTDGDGVSDDEDQCPDEFGSDKAKGCPDEDGDRVPDDEDNCPFTPGTKKTHGCPDPDEDGLVGADDHCPDVFGEKETHGCPDTDGDGVGDDVDACLTVAGPVEYHGCPEPPEEKEIEKPIEKVEPKETPEIQEKPKPTIDPPKVEVPKSETPKVETPKVEKPAPTENITVHEVVDLMNFEEYDYYLILGAYKNKDLADNLVKKLNKEVGVLTYIYYDEQNGMNYVTFGRATDKTSAQNQLKILDRPDVNSRINGHVWWKKVPK
- a CDS encoding putative DNA binding domain-containing protein codes for the protein MSKHIYKLLNQGEDETLDYKQAITSASKIAKTMSAFANHKGGTLLVGVKDNRKVCGIQSEDEIYMLDMAARFYCKPEIDLEIIRHQLGDKEVLECRIKEGTDKPYYAKDDEGKWWAYIRVKDNSLLASKIVLDVLKRGNSEKGAFIEFGHNEKAILEYLETNHKVTLEQFRKLVNISKRRASKILVNLISAGVVRSHTTEKTEFYTRSNQF
- a CDS encoding shikimate dehydrogenase: MPNLFGIIGNPLGHSFSPDYFNAKFKCLNLPFEYKKFELQHIEDFSELAQNQNLIGLNVTIPFKEKIIPFLNEISPEAQNVGSVNTILFAENKTIGYNTDVIGFEKMLETIGLKSISKCLILGSGGASKAVKYVLEKNQMEYLLVSRKPTFGFSYGKLNKKIIQEYTTIINTTPLGMWPNVEEKPDIPYQFLNPKNILIDLIYKPRTTAFLSEGLNRGCRIKNGYEMLVNQAEAAWKIWQQAIAKTD